A genomic region of Dactylococcopsis salina PCC 8305 contains the following coding sequences:
- a CDS encoding alpha-ketoglutarate-dependent dioxygenase AlkB family protein yields MSDQISLFPEENKTNYQQINLPHSDIKFYPQFLDSVTSDNIFEKLKQEINWQQEYIKIYGKENPVPRLTAWYGDRGYSYTYSGITMNPESWTETLLLIKHKIETIANVKFNSVLLNFYRDGNDGVAWHSDDEKELGKNPVIGSVSFGGKRRFSFKSRDKTESQKYDLNLGNGDFLLMKGETQSYWYHQIPKTKKTVFPRINLTFRVIYP; encoded by the coding sequence ATGTCCGATCAAATCTCCTTATTTCCCGAAGAAAATAAAACGAACTACCAACAGATAAATCTGCCTCATAGTGATATAAAATTCTATCCGCAGTTTTTAGATTCTGTTACCAGTGACAACATTTTTGAGAAGTTAAAACAAGAAATCAATTGGCAACAGGAATACATCAAAATCTATGGCAAAGAAAATCCTGTTCCTCGCTTAACCGCATGGTATGGCGATCGCGGATATTCCTACACCTATTCTGGAATCACCATGAATCCTGAATCATGGACAGAAACGCTATTATTAATTAAACACAAAATTGAAACCATTGCTAATGTTAAATTTAATAGTGTTCTTTTAAACTTTTATCGGGATGGAAACGATGGCGTAGCGTGGCATAGTGATGATGAGAAAGAATTAGGTAAAAATCCAGTTATTGGTTCAGTTAGTTTCGGTGGAAAGCGACGATTTAGCTTTAAATCTAGAGATAAAACAGAGTCGCAAAAGTATGATTTGAATTTAGGAAATGGTGATTTTCTATTAATGAAAGGAGAAACTCAAAGCTACTGGTATCATCAAATTCCAAAAACGAAAAAAACGGTTTTCCCTCGTATCAATTTAACCTTTCGTGTAATTTATCCTTAG
- a CDS encoding molybdenum cofactor guanylyltransferase: MIKDDLSTIILAGGYSRRMGEDKALIPISGIPLLKRTCELAQTVTSQVYIVTPWRERYQEIIPNSCQIIPETYSAEETSPHGALVGLYQGLQQVQTEWVLVLACDLPKLTRTELEFWCQQLDSMGKDQVALVAKSPPIWQPLAGFYHRQCKALFAAYLATGERSFQGFLNQHCVKELTVRDRATLFNCNTPEDLEQI; this comes from the coding sequence ATGATTAAAGACGATCTGAGTACAATCATCCTCGCGGGAGGATACAGCCGTCGCATGGGGGAAGATAAAGCACTGATTCCCATTTCAGGGATACCACTTCTTAAACGCACTTGCGAGTTAGCGCAAACTGTCACCTCTCAAGTTTATATTGTCACGCCTTGGCGGGAAAGATACCAGGAGATTATTCCGAATAGTTGTCAAATCATTCCAGAAACCTATTCAGCAGAAGAAACCTCACCTCATGGTGCTTTAGTGGGATTATATCAAGGGTTACAACAAGTGCAAACCGAGTGGGTTTTGGTGTTAGCTTGTGATTTACCCAAACTAACCAGAACTGAGTTAGAATTTTGGTGTCAACAACTGGATTCTATGGGTAAAGATCAAGTCGCATTGGTGGCGAAATCTCCTCCCATTTGGCAGCCTCTTGCTGGTTTTTATCATCGACAATGTAAGGCGTTGTTTGCTGCTTATTTAGCCACTGGAGAGCGATCGTTTCAAGGGTTTTTAAATCAGCATTGCGTAAAAGAATTAACCGTGCGCGATCGAGCGACATTATTTAACTGTAACACCCCTGAAGACTTAGAGCAAATCTAG